A region from the Lytechinus variegatus isolate NC3 chromosome 6, Lvar_3.0, whole genome shotgun sequence genome encodes:
- the LOC121417480 gene encoding uncharacterized protein LOC121417480: MGHNRESQYKLKYLIVLSKFVVQFVEVATMKSFGVLIPTMLDVFSTDASSLVSLGLACSMPVSMMAFGALPMAYVLKSAFVSPRAMAVTGAITSSLGIIISGYLTSVFALGFCLSLTGIGLSMVYIPVNVLLNDHFPENFVLVNTIALLGSTVGSLVVPFFVERALRAYGFSGAMLILGGISMYAIPTSVYLKQIERAVGKGSETSESTAKKSSDYLRESARTVERCQTLTKSAERTTVSPRQPTRAEEQGRQTTVKMAKTVDGCQKPLIDGDDCDHEVTEIDDEQPCNILKQTDKPQNQGKQSLLVRLRHSLQGCIILQEPLLLLSLPCLLLSAVIVNSWFLFLVPRAVWHGIPVSKAVLLSSLAGAGGLIGRIISIIALFFKIDFILVFLIFGVISSTVFLLDPLLTSFPVMCVAAFLQGVCIFNFVISYAALLKGSVSNENFTVGSGIFGFVAGLGGNLGSLMSGAIKDKTGSYTSVFLTLGVINCLVVFLTIAFLVARHRWNRLKS, encoded by the exons ATGGGGCATAATCGTGAGTCACAATATAAATTGAAGTACCTGATCGTTTTGAGTAAATTCGTCGTCCAGTTCGTTGAGGTAGCCACAATGAAGTCGTTCGGAGTGTTGATCCCGACGATGTTAGATGTGTTCTCAACTGATGCCTCGTCACTTGTGTCACTGGGCCTAGCTTGTAGCATGCCGGTTTCCATGATGGCGTTTGGAG CTCTACCTATGGCGTATGTACTCAAGAGTGCTTTTGTCTCACCTCGAGCGATGGCTGTTACGGGAGCTATTACATCGTCTTTAGGAATCATCATTTCTGGTTACCTGACTTCTGTATTTGCTCTGGGATTCTGCCTTTCACTAACAG GAATAGGACTCTCAATGGTATATATACCAGTTAATGTCTTACTCAACGACCACTTCCCGGAGAATTTCGTTCTTGTGAATACGATCGCCCTTCTCGGAAGCACGGTAGGTTCTCTGGTCGTACCGTTCTTCGTCGAGAGGGCGCTACGCGCATATGGATTCAGTGGTGCAATGCTTATTCTCGGAGGTATCAGCATGTATGCCATTCCTACCAGTGTTTATCTCAAGCAGATTGAAAGAGCAGTTGGGAAGGGTTCAGAGACATCCGAAAGCACTGCGAAGAAGAGCAGTGATTATCTCAGAGAGTCCGCAAGAACAGTCGAGAGATGTCAGACTTTAACAAAGAGTGCGGAGAGAACCACTGTTTCTCCCAGACAGCCCACAAGAGCCGAGGAACAGGGCCGACAGACAACCGTGAAGATGGCAAAGACAGTTGACGGTTGCCAAAAGCCTTTAATCGACGGTGATGACTGCGATCATGAAGTGACTGAAATCGACGATGAACAACCATGCAACATTCTAAAACAAACAGACAAACCGCAAAATCAAGGAAAGCAGAGTTTGTTGGTTCGATTGCGGCATTCGCTTCAAGGATGCATCATCCTACAAGAACCTCTCTTATTACTGTCATTACCGTGCCTTCTACTCTCAGCAGTTATTGTAAATTCATGGTTTCTATTCCTTGTTCCTCGGGCGGTATGGCATGGAATACCTGTCTCAAAAGCCGTCTTACTATCATCTCTAGCCGGCGCGGGAGGGCTCATCGGACGGATAATCTCCATCATAGCtctctttttcaaaattgacTTCATTTTAGTTTTCCTGATCTTTGGCGTGATATCATCAACTGTTTTCTTACTCGATCCACTGTTGACGTCATTCCCTGTCATGTGCGTCGCTGCCTTCCTTCAGGGAGTGTGTATCTTCAACTTTGTGATTTCTTACGCTGCACTCCTCAAGGGTTCCGTCTCAAATGAGAACTTTACGGTTGGCTCTGGAATCTTTGGTTTTGTTGCAGGCCTTGGTGGCAACCTCGGGAGTCTAATGTCAG GTGCGATCAAAGATAAGACGGGATCCTACACGTCAGTCTTTCTTACTCTTGGAGTTATTAACTGTCTAGTAGTGTTTCTTACCATCGCCTTCCTTGTCGCTCGACATAGGTGGAATCGTCTAAAATCCTAG